From Topomyia yanbarensis strain Yona2022 chromosome 1, ASM3024719v1, whole genome shotgun sequence, one genomic window encodes:
- the LOC131677077 gene encoding ras-related and estrogen-regulated growth inhibitor-like, producing the protein MTNLNKLKVVVIGSSKVGKSAVTVRYLTKRYIGEYSSSRDFLYRHSIIYDNATTEVEILDTSKCDKRGCLYEHLRWGDAFVVVYSICDKASFEEAADFLQQLTKLKLPSYYTILLLGNKSDLDHAREISVNDGQELSFRYSCQFYEVSAAENFAGVSLAFHSLIKEARSTQLFRALPLRRKLGVNSVSKALGNIFGKNSKGERKKRPSLSI; encoded by the exons ATGACAAACCTAAACAAGCTCAAGGTGGTCGTCATTGGCAGTTCCAAAGTGGGAAAATCAG ccGTCACGGTTCGATACCTTACGAAACGATACATCGGCGAGTACAGTTCTTCGAGGG ATTTCCTCTACCGACACAGCATAATCTACGACAATGCCACAACAGAAGTGGAAATTTTGGACACATCCAAGTGTGAT AAACGAGGTTGCCTATACGAACATCTACGCTGGGGCGATGCGTTCGTCGTGGTGTACTCCATCTGTGATAAGGCTAGCTTCGAAGAAGCCGCCGATTTTCTGCAGCAGCTGACCAAACTCAAGCTACCTTCCTACTATACGATACTGCTGCTCGGCAACAAAAGTGACCTTGATCATGCGAG AGAAATCTCCGTCAACGACGGTCAGGAGCTATCCTTTCGGTACTCTTGTCAGTTCTACGAAGTGTCGGCAGCAGAGAACTTTGCCGGCGTTTCGCTAGCATTCCACTCGCTCATTAAGGAAGCTCGCTCGACGCAACTCTTTCGGGCACTTCCACTCCGTCGAAAGCTCGGCGTCAACAGTGTCTCCAAAGCGTTGGGGAACATTTTCGGGAAAAACAGCAAAGGCGAACGAAAGAAGCGACCTTCGCTGAGTATATGA